ACCCAACCCAGACTCCTGGCTTCTCCCACCCACTGCATGTCACCGTCCAGCCTCATCCCCTAGCTCCAGTGTGGGCTCTGGTCCTCTCTCCATTCATCCCCAGCTGGCTCCCCACATGCCCACCCTTAGTCCCTTGCCCCAAAGCACCACCTCACCTATTCAACATAGGGGCTCATCGGGGTAAGCCTCTTCCTTCACAGCtcctcatcaaactgcacctccaGGACAAGGCATCCTGCCCTTGTCTGATTGGCAACTCAGGTGGGTGTGGACAGTGCCTTCCCACTGGACTGTGAGAAACCTTAGAAAGGATAGAGGGTACCCTTGGGGCAGGGGCTGTGCCTCCTCTATAGACTGGGAGTTTTCTAAGGCCAAGGTTTTTTCTCCCCTGTCAGACTGAGAATGCCCCCAGAGCGGGGATTAAGCCTCCAACATTAGACTGGAGGGCCCAGGACACTGGACATCCCTTCCAAGGGTGTCCCATCCTCAATATGGCCAGGCTGCTGATTCTCCCTGAGACAGAGTGTCTTATTCAACCCTGTAACTTCAGGGCCCCCACACAGGGTGGGGCCCAGGATTGGGACTCTAGGaattgtgaatgaatgaatggatgaaggaaTGAACAATTGCAGGCAGGCCCCAACTTGAGCCCTTCAACCCCACCTGACCAAGCAGGTAGCATCGGGGCTCAAAATGAAAGCAAAGCTGGAGGGTCTTGGTCTCCATTTCAGGAGATGAGGGCAGATGTTTCaagactgtagtggattgaattatgcccccccacactcactgaagcttgaattgtgtcccccaagttttatgtattagaaacttagcccccactgtgagtgttaagagggtgggaaatcctattatgagtaattgaaaggtggagctttgaagaggtgactggattgtaggaccgtgcggtagtgaatggattaaaaatggtggtcaggggcgtggttctgagggctttaaaagaagagagtctgtctctctctgcttccaccatcttgcaatgtgagacccctgggtctctgtcgctaccaccagatggactttggacttcccagcctcagaaactgtaagtaataaatttcatttttctttataagtcacccagtctcagatgttccattataagcaacataaatggactaatacaaagaccTTCAACAGCCCCCAAGACCAGCAGCTGAGAGTCCTAGGGAGAGGCTGGCTTTGAGAGCTGCTGGGGAGGCCAGAGAGTGTAGTCCCCttgccccacccctcccccaaaccagGCCCAGGGGCCAGCCTCTGGTCAGGGCTTGGAAAGTGACCGAGACTAGATGCTAATGACTCTTGTCCAGTCCAACACCAGGCCAGGGAGGACAGCATGAAGTGGGCATGAACTGAAGAGGGACACCAAAGCGACCCTTTCTGTATTCCCCCAGTCCCCACCTCCTCATGCCCCACCAGGGCACTGACGTCCACCCCTGGGCCCAGGAGAACTGGTAGCCTACACCTGGTGCCACGGCAACCACCACCTCCTGCCTTCAGAAAGGGacgggaggggggaggggggacagcAATGCCTAGGATAATCATTTGACCAAGGGAGACCTGGAGGGCAGCCCCCACAAACACCCTGTTCTGGCCTCTGGGCAGCTTGGGTGTCAGTCAGGCGCCAGGCCCAGCTCGCCCCTCCTGGGCCTCACAATCGCAGCCTTTGTCCAGCCCTGCCGGTCCAAGCCCTGCCGGCTCCATGCTGGCCCAAGAGCCCTGGAAACCCGAGCAACTGGAGCCCCACCAAGTATTTTTCCAGGCTGGACCAGGGCCCTCAGGAGATACAAAAGGATGGGAAGAGAAAGGTGCTCAtccgtttgttcattcattccttcctcaGACAAATAACGTTTATTGAGCGCCCACGTTgcagcaggcactgtgctaggtgcagGGGATTCAGCAgtgggcccagcccaggcccacaCCCTCACTGATCTTACATTCTAGAAGATGCAAACATATGCAAATGTATGCCAACAAAACCCCTCTCTCCCCAAGTGGGGGCTGGGCTTGGAGCAAGGGCAGGAGTAGGGTGCCTGGGGAAGGTGAGGATGCTACAAACTAAGTTAAGGCTTATCTGCCCCTCCAGGGCAGTTGGGGGACGATGGAGTGGGGCGGGGGTGTCACTCAGGGCTCCACACACACGCTGCTGTTGGTCACCCGGGCCCCAAACCAGCCCTTCCAGTAGACAGAGTCCTGCCCCCCGTGCTCGAAGCGGACGAAGCGGACGCCTGGCCCGTAGTCGGTGAAGGTGTGGGCGATCTGGGGGTGGGGACGGGAGGCAGAGTCAGCCTCAGGGGTCCTGTTTCCTCCCCCTgccaccctccaccccagcccagccccgccccctcccctcgCGCCCAGGCCCCACCCCGCCGCCCCGGCCCCTCCAAGCTCACCTCGATCCAGCCCCCGTCGTCGTTGTCTTGGGGCACTGCCACCTGGCCGGTGTTGAACTCGGCCAGCACGTCCTCGTGCTCCGACAGCAGCTTCACGGTGAGCTCGTACAGGCAGCCGGCGTCTCTGCGGCCCGAGTACCTGCGGGAGGAAGCGCCGGGCTCGGCCTCAGCCCTGCGGGGCGCCCCCTAGGGGCCGGGCCTTCCACAAACGTTGTCATTCACGCCCACATCCCTGCCagtgtcccattttacagaaaagaaaaccgaGGCCAGAGAGAAAGTGAGTTGCCCAAGATCCAAATACAAGGACTAAACCCCAGGTCAGCCAGACCCAAACTTGGGGCCAAAAGCCAGCCCACAGAAACACGTTTTGTTTGGACTGCAGACTGATttaaacacacacgcacacacgctaACATTTAAGACTCAGGAGGGGAGGTGGATTTCCACCTTCTCCAGAAATCTGGGAGGCTGTCAACCCTTGCAGACCTATGGCCCGCGTGGCCACAGCCACTAGACCGGGGAGGCAGCACCCCacgtcccaccccaccccctcacGCCGCACGCTCGCACCAGTCCTTCACCACGATGGCCGGCTGAGTCGTGTCCAGCAGCTCCTCCCAGTAGCCCTCGGCCTGCAGGTCGATGACCTGCGCTTTGCGACACCACCTGGGAGAAGTGGAGTCAGGACGGTGCGGACGCCCCCCTCCCGCCTCCACACCCCTTCTCCTTACTCGAAGGAGGAGGCGAAGAACTTCTTGACGCTCTCATCGTGGGTGAATTCGGCCCCACAGTCTCCAGGCAACTCCTCCACCCTCCAGCCGTCCCCGCCGTGCTCCACGTCGCACCAGCCCTCCAAGTCCTCTGTAGGGACACGACAGCCCCACCCTGGTCACCCAGTCCCCTACCGAGGCTGTGACAGGGTTCGCTCTTGCCACGACAGTGGGGGCAGGGCGAACGTGGTACTCTTAATGGTGTTGGGTGGGCAGGTGATGGtggggtggaagggtgggcactTGATTCTCCCGCCGGGGGGGTTGTCCACGTGGCCCGTCCTGCCCCAGGTCACTCAGGGTAGGAGGACCCGGGAAAGAGACCCCCAGGGAGCAGGCGGCCGGCGAGATACAGAAATAGACTATTTATTGGGGCTACCCTGAGATGGGCACTGAGCCAAGCGCTTGATCTCATTGAACCCTCGAAGCAGGCTGGCACTGTCAGGGCCCATTTTCCAGAAGAGGACGCTGAGACCCCCGGCGCGGGCCACCCACCTTGGCCGCATGGGTTGCGGAGCAGGTTGCGCCGCCACTTGCTCAGGAAGTAAAACTGCTGCCAGTGGTCGCGCTCGTCCTCGGCGCCGCCCTCGGGCACCAGCCCCTCCTGCTGGCACTTGAGCAGCCACAGGGGGGCGCCGTCCACCAGCTCCTTCCAGCGCAGGCACACCAGGCGGCAGGCCTGCACCAGCTCGGCGGCCGGCAGCTCGGCCAGCACGCGCAGCAGCAGCGGCTCGGGCAGCTCGGCCAGGTGCGCCGCCTCCTCCCcctccgccgccgcctcgggccgCTCTTCCGTGGCGCCCGCCTCCGGGCTCTCCTCCGGCTGCTCCTCCGGGCTCGCCTCCTCGGGCTGGCCCACGATCTCTGccggcagggtgggggtgggcgtgggcgtgggggagggagggggtgactCCCCCAAATTGTCCCCCTCCACGCCCAGAGCCACAGCATGCCCGGTATccgccccccacccaccctccgACAATCCACAGCTGGGCCGAAGATTCTGTGCCTTGAAACTGGGGCCCAGGAGGGAAGCCCAATGGGGCAGGGGACACGGATCAGCCGCTAAGTCCGAAGAGTTGCCCCAGGGTCCTGTTTCCCCTGCACGGCCAGTAACAGAAACGATGACATTGTTATTGTTAATGGCATCCATCTACAGCAGTCCCAACTCCCTTAAGTCCTACATCCAACTCCATTAATCCTCCCAGCTACCCTCTGAGATCCTTGATCCCTTCACCTCCTCAAGAAGCCTTCCAGGATTTCCCCCCGTTCATCCTCTCACAGCCCAAGTTCTCAGGCGGCCTAGCTTGTGTGCTGGGAGGTGATAAGGGCCTTTCTCCCGACTCGACTGCGCCTCATGAGGGCCGGAACCAGGTCTGAGAAACGCACTGCTTCATCTCCAGCCCTGGCATCTGGCACCACctgcctggtggctctcaggagGCGGGGTTTATTGGGCACTTAGCAAGTGTTACGCATTATTCTAAGcgtttcaatctcctttactctCAAAATCCTCACACCATCTCTTCAACGTGGCTCCTATTGCTCTTCCTATTTCACTACTgcggaaactgaggcatagagaggtcaGATGGCCCAGGATCACACTGCTTATAAGCGGTGGGAGCCTGGATTTaaacccagacagtctggctccagagccaccTTTAACCACCACAGCCTCGataaaataattctttgaatTATTAGGCACTGTCATGATTttgattttgcagatgaaaatgCTCAGGCTCagagatgaagtgacttgccAAAAGTCACACTGCTGGTATTTAGGGAAGGAGTCAGGGGACCTAAGCCAGGGGAAGAGAAAACAGATTGGAGACCCAGCTATCCCCAGCCAGCAGCCACCGTTGTGTGATTTTGGGATGGCAAGGGGCTCATTAAAAAACACCTGGTATATCAAACAAGATACAATGGATGCTTGGGAAAGAATGGTTTCTTCAccccttcttttcttcccccccccccttaaaagatgactggtaaggggatcttaacccttgacttggtgttgtcagcaccacgctctcccaagtgagctaaccagccatccctatatagggatccgaacccgtggccttggtgttatcaacaccacactctcccaagtgagccaaccggccatccctatatagggatccgaacccgtggccttggtgttatcaacaccacactctcccaagtaaaccatgggccggcccttttcACCCCTTCTTTTCCCATCCCTggctctcagtttcctcatctatgaaatgggggtAATCATAATGCCGAGTCAACAGACAATGATGATGTTGAAACCCCCTGAAGGGGCAAGGGTATTCTAATTGTAAGGAGGTGGGCAGATGTCAGCATCTCGGGCTGGACTGTCTCGTGGATCCCAGCTGGCTTCAGCTGGTCCATAGAAGCCTTGAGTAAGCAGATACTGAGTAGCCAGTGTCTCTGGAGGACGGGGAGCCAGTGAGGAGGAGCCAGGGCCACTCTGGGTGATGCAGGAAGCCGGTGCTCTCAGACCTAGGATGGGGAGTTCCTGAGGACTGGGCCCTGAAAAGCCAGGATGGCGGTGGAAACAGGCCAGGCACTGGGAGATGGGACAGGTGGCAGGGCCTAGTCCCAAGCCTGGGGGTTGTCAGGACCCAGGCCTGCCAGCCCTTAACCTCCTCACATGCGGCAcctgccccgccccacccccacacacactcagacCCTTGAGAGGTGGATCAGGGTTTCCCAATTTCTCAGAGCCCAGAGCACGCAGTGAGGCCTCAGTGAATCTTACCAAGTGAATCTTATTGAACACAACAATTTCTCTTCAttattaggaatttttttttttgccacatctTTGTGATGTGGGGCTTTACCTCTTCCCTATTGTCAAAGAGgaacaggcccagagaggcttAGTGGCTTCTCCCACGTCACACCACAGAACAGCAGGAAGGCAGGGGAAAAAGCCAGGCCCATCCTACTCCCCACAGCTCTCAGGGGAGCTGGGCCCATGTCCTTACCTCTCCACCCCTCCTCCCGCCCTGCCCTGGCTCCGGCTCCAACGGACACCTGATGCTCCCCGAAAGGTGCACCTCGCCCAGTCCCCTCTCCTGGCCCCTGGGCCTGGCACTTGAAGCCCCAGATCCGATTAcggccccccaccccctctcttgCACACAACTCCCCACATTGTTGCTGTCGGAAAGTTATCTGGCCCCTGGAAGCTACCTCCAAGGCTAATTCACTCACCTGGACTGGGCCCCAGAGTCCAGGGAATACCTGGGTCCTGGGAAAAAGCAGGAGCAGATTCTGGGGCCCTCTAAGGGGTGCGGCAAGGGGGCCTCGGATAGGAAGCGGGTGCTGCAGGAGCTGGGGTTGTCAGGCCGGGAGAGGGGCGCTTGGCTACCTGAGCGTTATCTGTTTCCCACCACCTCCCCCAAGCAATGACCACCCTCAGCTGCGCCTGGCGAGGAAGGTGTGAGGGCAGCCTGCAGGCAGGACTTTCTCACCCTGACTCAGCAGGCAACCCTACAGGCCCAGGAGGTGGAGGGATTGGGGGGAGGGTGGTCCCTGGTGCCAGAGAAGATGACAGGGCAGTCTCAGAGGACCCTGAGCACCAGCAGGAGCTGCCCCCAACTCTCCCTCACTACTGGCCTAGTCGCCACTGGGCA
The sequence above is drawn from the Cynocephalus volans isolate mCynVol1 chromosome 8, mCynVol1.pri, whole genome shotgun sequence genome and encodes:
- the FBXO2 gene encoding F-box only protein 2; the protein is MDGDGDPEIVGQPEEASPEEQPEESPEAGATEERPEAAAEGEEAAHLAELPEPLLLRVLAELPAAELVQACRLVCLRWKELVDGAPLWLLKCQQEGLVPEGGAEDERDHWQQFYFLSKWRRNLLRNPCGQEDLEGWCDVEHGGDGWRVEELPGDCGAEFTHDESVKKFFASSFEWCRKAQVIDLQAEGYWEELLDTTQPAIVVKDWYSGRRDAGCLYELTVKLLSEHEDVLAEFNTGQVAVPQDNDDGGWIEIAHTFTDYGPGVRFVRFEHGGQDSVYWKGWFGARVTNSSVCVEP